In a genomic window of Lacrimispora sp. BS-2:
- a CDS encoding NusG domain II-containing protein: MKNLKKLTVIQKRELILVGAILVISGLLSGIFYARNRKPAEQVVVTVDGKPVVTLDLHKDTDMVIDGYGGTDHLVIKDGYASITEASCPDKVCVRTGKIHRSGELIVCLPNRVVVTIEGEE; this comes from the coding sequence ATGAAAAATTTAAAAAAATTGACGGTAATACAAAAAAGAGAGCTGATTCTGGTTGGGGCCATTCTGGTGATATCAGGACTGCTTTCCGGGATATTTTATGCCAGAAACAGAAAACCGGCGGAACAGGTGGTGGTCACTGTAGACGGCAAACCGGTGGTAACCCTGGATCTTCATAAGGATACTGATATGGTTATTGACGGGTATGGCGGCACGGATCATCTGGTCATCAAAGACGGCTATGCCAGCATTACAGAAGCTTCCTGTCCTGATAAGGTATGTGTACGAACCGGCAAGATCCATAGAAGCGGTGAACTGATCGTATGTCTTCCTAACCGGGTGG